In a genomic window of Cyclopterus lumpus isolate fCycLum1 chromosome 13, fCycLum1.pri, whole genome shotgun sequence:
- the igsf10 gene encoding immunoglobulin superfamily member 10, with amino-acid sequence MSACGCCAPCQRRWLLKALLFLAAVLPTSGDCPKSCVCNVPTEVHCTFRYLTAIPDHIQPAVERINLGYNSITVLRENDLSGLENLELLMLHSNTIHTIYDTSFQDLKSLQVLKMSFNKIKEIKKETFKGLDSLLRLHVDHNNIEFISPEAFYGLTKLQLVHLEGNHLQQLHPDTFITLRHSQVFKMSSVRNIHLSENLLTTLPEDIFSGCSQLENLFLHGNPWTCDCHMKWFSVWAQRNTGVLKCKRDRRYPRGQLCPVCENPAPYHNKPLSLLSSDAFTCIKPWIQPHLKQKNISLDEGDFTPVSPKDFIAPLGSIQMNLTDQIHNDASLSCTVQKPSTFENVTQTLDEKEGNNVNVLTAGITTYLVCNIDYEHIQQLWQILATYSDSPMTLERGLMLSRRPEMVYKYSQMKTKEGEEGIHTNIEAEIKASPEWLMQGEIRFQLDRTTTTFSTLHIKYQSTVNLRLENTSPKRGRYSWTMIKRDNQTKTEHTVITGGVVQLHCQIRGDPKPFLEWILPDGSKVRAPYSSEDRRLIMTAEGMLTLRGADASETGLYRCIATNYLDADILAFRVTVLSPDVEEAEVNGVQLSQPLGENLFFDCSSSGSPEGSVQWVLPDHSVLDKSHGKRKVFENGTLLIQGLTARDRGFYRCLVSNYLGVDLLVSQVTMTGETTEKVTVLDSDGSGVEMEDMFDPSLTENTITLNEIPSSSPSERTSQESKTITSDRPYPRLGSKGRVGVGGRLGQRLRGPITNRRIWSNRVLDKSSRKVDPLQFAEFMKKAQDGSRIKTGTEREEVKYEKSNSGLSDESEIGSGEDLHEDHPNIVPTIVKPATDNPQKGRLFGQENRQLEIITTTHTVHGSRIATMGASQTDGLETTVSNPFKLSNVTENTNIPTTELYMQSDSTPIKSTFTQHPTERKESQSDAVTPYHTISQNTGLSSFDETNYFYDLERTTKPGSNRHPVTLQLTVTDTSQEKEQPGEPETSTGLALSFQTDPHVTPMRDGPSPVKLVVHTSTDADGQTTFTAITTTERKQDEITFHTTQTIKSPRLPAGSTIISRQQIHIIPRKNSRGGGRRRTLQGRRRIIKPNRITDIQSFINKLINPSSKKEGIATVPYRIELTTDCDWDEDKKKTGTTNQQPVTPTALHRTDRPASTQNTAAFTPTFYVTSNAAFTPTESRQEVSSSYITSAEFDPTIDPLLTTNKGSSISTTTTTTTVLKVISGRVPWKRLFGGREREKILGRLRQPSITQKTSTAETTIMTPTTTPAAMPTTATNSLSEPETLSPSRHTWSKEGSLDDGFGYVSSADFEFTTLQPSFHDLTTTSPSYYSKSATTAETTPESQTLPSPPTVEPPLIENPGETLSSGSGGLPDNWFVIRQKPDGSRGRQGRRRRPFRGRRPFNKPEITRLRPATTTEASTTNIKTTMGTTTLSQTTVSLHKPLYTPYRQEDRTPVVVSTDQTSKEETDLYEEFDSSTSSGLPAYTTTKTPLISSTSFNPITTYMPITTKGPYTTAQTKVHSNIRPPTQRNTDHITRGPSVRRIRPTVQIIGARGSADNDLDRVTLVTAVQGYTKTPAPYNNAMPTHNDISSVYNRVAGNEDTSANIAGFEPTTKVKTSKPKIIGGNAASFTVLSNSDAFLPCEAVGNPEPTITWKRFPSTTGITVPVKGRMGKFEVLSNGTLSIQNANIKDRGQYLCLANNDHGSDKLIVTLSVVAYPSRILEPKMRDIKSHTGNNVEMTCKAEGRPTPMISWILANQTQFRGQNTDKGRVSVSAVGTLVIEQVSVYDRGHYKCIASNPAGADTATVRLQVVAPPPGIVEEKKQQVKVGVNQNLWLPCTGQGSPQPTIHWVLHDGSMLRHNRPASDTRILVYGNGTLHIKDVTPEDSGKYECIATSLTGSERMVVTLTVERRESAPQIVEISKRITALFFEDQLRLNCSATGDPKPRIIWRLPSKAVVDQWHRMGSRIQVLDNGTLIVSIVSDKDAGNYLCVARNHIGDDLQLMKVTVSMKPAKIEPKLYGKKQVPYGNDFKVDCKASGAPKPEISWGLPDGTVVNSALQSDVSSGGGRARRYTLFDNGTLHLNQVGMSEEGDYTCYAENQVGKDEMHFHITVVTAAARIRPTSQTYARVKPGGNVRFDCEALGEPKPKILWMLPTNDVIAASNERYLMHVNGSLDIRDVKLIDAGEYVCMARNPAGESRKVFKLDIEGNPPVINGYRQNRTVIKDVAPKYSRKLIDCNAEGNPTPTITWIMPDNIFLTAPYYGSRINVHHNGTLEIRNVRPTDTAEFICMARNDGGEAVMVVQLEVSSILRRPIFKNPFNERIVSGIGKTTVLNCSADGYPMPEITWTLPNRTRFTGDHHLVKNETLVIYNSGEKDSGKYRCGAKNSMGYIEKLIILEVGQRPYILTKPRGIIRSVSGKPLFLHCLSDGSPKPKIHWTIPGGHTLSRPQVLGRYQLLENGTLVVQDTTLHDRGNYICRAWSDAGEAVLTVPVIIIAYPPRITSGPPPSLRAVTGTPIQLNCAAIGIPKPEITWELPDRSILSAAEQGRPMGSELLHPQGTLIIQRPKASDSGTYKCLAKNHLGTDSKITYVHIL; translated from the exons ATGAGTGCGTGTGGCTGTTGCGCTCCATGCCAGCGGAGGTGGCTGCTGAAGGCTCTGTTGTTCTTGGCTGCTGTGCTGCCGACGAGTGGCGACTGCCCCAAATCCTGCGTCTGCAACGTTCCCACTGAAGTGCATTGCACCTTCAGATACCTGACCGCAATACCTGACCACATCCAGCCAGCTGTGGAAAGAATTAACCTCGG GTACAACAGTATAACTGTCTTGAGAGAAAATGATCTTTCAGGACTTGAGAACTTAGAGTTGTTGATGCTGCATAGCAACACCATCCACACTATTTACGACACATCCTTCCAAGATCTCAAGTCCTTACAG GTCCTGAAGATGTcgtttaataaaataaaggaaattaagAAAGAGACATTCAAAGGTCTGGACAGTCTGCTGAGACTCCACGTGGACCACAACAACATTGAGTTCATCAGCCCAGAGGCTTTCTACGGCCTAACTAAACTACAGCTGGTCCACCTGGAGGGTAAtcacctccagcagctccacccAGACACTTTCATCACCCTGAGACACAGCCAGGTGTTCAAGATGTCCTCCGTGAGAAACATCCACCTGTCGGAAAACCTTCTCACCACTCTGCCTGAAGATATCTTCTCAGGCTGTAGCCAGTTAGAGAACCTCTTCCTTCATGGCAACCCCTGGACATGTGATTGCCATATGAAGTGGTTCTCAGTGTGGGCACAGAGGAACACAG GTGTGCTGAAATGCAAGCGAGACAGGAGATATCCAAGAGGCCAGCTGTGTCCTGTTTGTGAAAATCCAGCCCCTTACCACAACAAACCTCTATCCCTCCTCTCCAGTGATGCCTTCACTTGTATCAAACCCTGGATCCAACCCCATCTAAAGCAGAAAAACATCAGTCTGGACGAGGGGGACTTTACTCCAGTTTCCCCCAAAGACTTCATTGCCCCATTAGGATCTATACAAATGAACCTGACCGACCAGATTCACAATGATGCCAGCCTATCTTGCACTGTCCAGAAGCCCTCTACTTTTGAAAACGTAACACAAACCTTGGATGAGAAGGAGGGAAACAATGTCAATGTGCTAACCGCTGGCATAACTACATATTTGGTGTGTAACATTGACTATGAGCACATACAGCAGCTGTGGCAGATACTGGCCACCTACAGTGACTCTCCCATGACACTTGAGAGAGGCCTAATGCTATCTAGAAGACCAGAAATGGTGTACAAGTATAGTCAGATGAAaacaaaggaaggagaggaaggaattCACACAAACATTGAGGCTGAGATTAAAGCCTCGCCTGAATGGTTGATGCAGGGAGAGATACGTTTCCAGCTTGACCGCACTACTACCACTTTCTCTACTCTGCACATTAAGTACCAGTCTACAGTCAACCTACGTTTGGAAAACACATCACCTAAGAGGGGTCGCTATTCCTGGACCATGATCAAGCGAGATAACCAAACCAAGACTGAGCACACTGTGATTACAG GTGGTGTGGTGCAATTGCACTGTCAAATCCGCGGTGACCCGAAGCCTTTTTTGGAGTGGATTTTACCGGATGGAAGCAAGGTCAGAGCTCCTTACTCCAGTGAGGACAGGAGGCTCATAATGACTGCTGAAGGGATGCTCACTTTGCGGGGTGCAGATGCTTCAGAAACTGGTCTCTACCGGTGCATTGCCACAAACTACCTGGATGCAGATATCCTTGCCTTTCGAGTGACAGTCCTTTCCCCTGATGTGGAAGAAGCTGAGGTCAATGGTGTCCAACTCTCACAGCCACTTGGTGAAAATCTGTTTTTTGACTGTAGCTCCTCAGGAAGTCCTGAGGGCTCGGTGCAGTGGGTACTCCCCGACCACTCAGTACTGGACAAATCTCATGGGAAAAGGAAAGTGTTTGAGAATGGAACCTTGCTAATTCAGGGGCTCACAGCAAGGGACAGAGGATTTTATAGGTGTTTGGTCTCTAATTACCTGGGAGTTGATCTGCTCGTGTCTCAGGTGACAATGACTGGAGAAACAACTGAAAAGGTGACAGTGTTGGACAGTGATGGATCAGGGGTAGAAATGGAAGACATGTTTGACCCTAGCTTGACTGAAAACACAATCACCCTCAATGAGATCCCTTCTTCCAGTCCCTCGGAGAGAACTAGTCAGGAATCTAAGACCATAACCTCAGATCGACCTTACCCCAGACTTGGTTCAAAGGGTAGAGTAGGTGTTGGAGGTAGACTGGGACAGAGATTGAGGGGGCCAATCACCAACAGACGCATCTGGAGTAATAGGGTGCTTGATAAATCTTCCAGAAAAGTGGACCCATTGCAGTTTGCTGAATTTATGAAAAAGGCTCAAGATGGATCAAGAATAAAGActggcacagagagagaggaggtcaaATATGAAAAGTCAAACTCTGGTCTTTCTGATGAAAGTGAAATCGGGTCTGGTGAGGATCTTCATGAAGATCATCCCAACATTGTGCCAACAATAGTCAAACCAGCAACAGACAATCCACAGAAAGGTAGACTATTTGGACAAGAGAACAGGCAGCTTGAAATTATAACTACCACACATACAGTTCATGGTAGTCGCATAGCAACAATGGGGGCAAGTCAAACTGATGGCTTGGAAACCACAGTCAGCAATCCTTTTAAATTAAGTAATGtaacagaaaacacaaatatacctACAACAGAGTTATACATGCAATCAGATTCTACACCAATCAAgtccacattcacacaacatccaacagaaaggaaggaaagtCAAAGTGATGCAGTAACACCTTACCACACAATTTCACAGAACACAGGACTCTCTAGTTTTGATGAGACAAATTATTTTTATGACTTAGAAAGAACTACCAAGCCGGGCTCAAACAGGCACCCAGTCACCCTCCAACTTACTGTGACAGACACGTcacaagaaaaagaacaaccTGGAGAGCCAGAGACGTCCACTGGGCTGGCGCTATCATTTCAGACAGACCCCCATGTCACTCCAATGAGAGATGGTCCAAGCCCAGTCAAGCTAGTTGTCCACACATCCACAGACGCAGATGGCCAGACAACATTCACAGCCATCACcaccacagagagaaaacaagatgaAATAACCTTCCACACGACCCAAACAATCAAATCCCCACGTCTGCCTGCAGGATCCACCATCATCTCCCGGCAGCAGATCCATATTATCCCACGAAAGAACAGTAGAGGAGGGGGGCGTAGGAGAACTCTCCAAGGGCGCAGGAGAATCATTAAACCCAACAGGATAACTGATATACAGTCCTTCATCAATAAACTTATAAATCCCTCATCGAAAAAGGAAGGGATTGCCACGGTGCCTTATAGAATTGAACTGACCACAG ACTGTGACTGGgatgaagacaaaaagaagacaGGAACCACTAATCAGCAGCCGGTCACACCAACAGCTTTACATAGAACAGATAGACCTGCTTCTACACAAAATACTGCAGCTTTTACCCCAACATTTTACGTCACTTCAAATGCCGCCTTCACCCCTACAGAGTCAAGGCAAGAGGTTTCCAGTAGCTACATAACCTCTGCTGAGTTTGACCCTACAATTGATCCACTTTTGACAACAAATAAAGGATCATCAATCTCCACCACGACCACTACTACAACCGTCTTGAAGGTTATTAGTGGAAGAGTTCCATGGAAAAGGCTGTttggtggcagagagagagaaaaaatactTGGCAGGCTGAGACAGCCCTCCATCACCCAAAAAACCTCAACAGCTGAGACAACAATAATGACCCCAACCACCACCCCGGCAGCTATGCCCACCACTGCCACAAATTCACTTTCTGAACCTGAGACTCTGTCCCCATCCAGACATACATGGAGCAAAGAGGGTTCATTAGATGATGGCTTTGGATATGTTTCCTCTGCAGATTTTGAGTTCACAACACTGCAACCCAGCTTTCACGATTTAACTACCACCAGTCCATCCTATTACTCCAAGTCTGCTACCACTGCTGAAACAACACCAGAATCACAGACTCTACCTTCCCCACCTACTGTTGAACCACCCTTAATTGAAAATCCTGGTGAAACCTTATCATCTGGGTCTGGGGGACTACCTGATAATTGGTTTGTAATCAGACAGAAGCCTGATGGGTCAAGAGGACGACAAGGGCGCAGAAGGAGGCCCTTTAGGGGTAGGAGACCGTTCAACAAACCTGAAATCACTAGATTACGTCCTGCTACCACAACTGAGGCTTCAACcacaaatataaaaactacAATGGGCACAACCACTCTATCACAAACAACTGTTTCCCTCCACAAGCCCCTTTACACACCATATAGGCAAGAGGACAGAACTCCAGTAGTTGTTTCCACTGACCAAACATCAAAGGAGGAGACTGACTTATATGAAGAATTTGACTCGAGCACATCTAGCGGTTTACCTGCATATACAACAACCAAGACACCTTTGATCTCTTCAACCTCATTTAACCCCATCACCACATACATGCCAATCACCACAAAAGGGCCTTACACAACAGCTCAGACCAAAGTCCACAGCAACATCAGACCACCAACACAGAGGAACACTGATCACATCACTCGTGGGCCATCAGTGAGGAGAATCAGACCTACTGTGCAGATAATTGGTGCCAGAGGCAGTGCAGATAATGACCTTGACAGAGTGACCCTTGTTACAGCTGTGCAGGGATACACCAAAACCCCTGCCCCATACAACAACGCAATGCCCACACACAATGACATCTCTAGTGTCTATAATCGTGTGGCTGGTAATGAAGATACAAGTGCCAATATTGCTGGCTTTGAACCCACTACAAAGGTCAAGACAAGCAAACCAAAGATAATTGGGGGCAATGCAGCCAGCTTCACCGTACTATCCAATTCAGATGCTTTCCTGCCATGTGAGGCTGTTGGAAACCCTGAGCCAACTATAACCTGGAAGCGTTTCCCGTCAACCACAG GTATTACCGTACCCGTTAAGGGGAGGATGGGAAAGTTTGAGGTGTTGAGCAATGGCACACTGTCGATCCAGAATGCCAACATTAAGGACCGTGGGCAGTACCTCTGTCTCGCTAATAATGATCATGGATCAGATAAACTTATTGTCACCCTCTCTGTGGTGGCCTACCCTTCACGCATCCTGGAGCCAAAAATGCGTGATATAAAGTCTCATACAGGTAACAATGTGGAGATGACATGTAAAGCAGAGGGTCGGCCGACACCAATGATATCCTGGATCCTGGCCAATCAAACCCAGTTCAGGGGTCAAAACACAGACAAGGGAAGGGTATCAGTATCTGCTGTTGGGACTCTGGTCATTGAGCAGGTGTCTGTTTATGACAGAGGTCATTACAAATGCATTGCCAGTAATCCAGCTGGAGCCGATACTGCTACAGTCCGACTGCAGGTGGTGGCACCTCCCCCAGGTATCGTGGAGGAGAAAAAGCAGCAGGTTAAAGTGGGCGTAAACCAAAACTTGTGGCTACCCTGCACTGGCCAAGGCAGCCCTCAGCCTACTATTCACTGGGTCCTCCATGATGGGTCGATGCTACGACATAACAGACCTGCCAGTGACACAAGGATATTAGTGTACGGGAATGGAACTCTCCACATTAAGGATGTGACTCCAGAAGACAGCGGCAAATATGAATGTATCGCTACCAGTTTGACTGGTTCAGAGAGAATGGTTGTGACTCTGACAGTAGAGAGGCGAGAGTCTGCACCTCAAATAGTGGAGATATCAAAGCGCATAACAGCGTTGTTCTTCGAGGACCAGCTGAGACTAAACTGTTCAGCTACAGGAGACCCTAAGCCCAGGATCATCTGGAGGCTGCCCTCTAAAGCTGTAGTGGACCAGTGGCACAG GATGGGCAGCAGAATTCAGGTCCTGGATAACGGCACTCTTATTGTTAGCATTGTGAGTGATAAAGATGCTGGAAACTATCTCTGTGTGGCACGAAACCACATTGGTGATGATCTCCAACTCATGAAGGTCACTGTGTCAATGAAGCCAGCCAAGATAGAGCCAAAGCTCTATGGAAAGAAGCAGGTACCCTACGGTAATGACTTTAAGGTTGACTGTAAAGCCTCAGGAGCACCAAAGCCAGAGATATCCTGGGGATTACCAGACGGAACAGTGGTCAACAGTGCTCTTCAGTCTGATGTCAGCAGTGGAGGAGGCCGAGCACGGCGCTATACACTTTTTGACAATGGAACTCTCCACCTAAACCAG GTTGGTATGTCCGAGGAAGGAGACTACACCTGCTATGCTGAGAACCAGGTGGGCAAGGATGAGATGCATTTTCATATCACTGTGGTGACCGCTGCCGCCAGGATACGTCCAACCAGCCAGACATATGCCAGGGTGAAGCCTGGAGGGAACGTCCGCTTTGACTGTGAAGCACTTGGGGAGCCCAAACCAAAGATCCTGTGGATGCTGCCCACCAACGATGTCATTGCAGCGTCTAACGAACGGTACCTAATGCACGTCAATGGCTCCCTGGATATCAGGGATGTGAAGCTTATCGATGCTGGGGAGTATGTTTGTATGGCTCGAAACCCTGCTGGAGAAAGCAGAAAAGTCTTCAAGCTTGATATAGAAGGGAATCCACCAGTAATCAATGGCTACCGGCAGAACAGGACTGTAATCAAAGATGTAGCTCCTAAATACTCCAGGAAATTAATAGACTGTAATGCTGAGGGCAATCCCACGCCTACTATCACTTGGATTATGCCTGATAACATCTTTCTGACAGCACCATACTATGGCAGCAGGATTAATGTCCACCATAATGGGACATTAGAGATTCGTAACGTGCGGCCAACTGACACAGCTGAGTTCATCTGCATGGCGAGGAATGATGGAGGAGAGGCAGTAATGGTAGTACAGCTGGAGGTGAGCAGTATACTCAGGAGGCCGATATTCAAGAACCCCTTCAACGAACGTATTGTGTCTGGGATTGGTAAAACCACAGTTCTAAACTGCTCTGCTGATGGATACCCAATGCCGGAGATCACTTGGACTTTGCCTAATAGAACACGGTTTACAGGTGACCACCACCTCGTTAAAAATGAGACTTTAGTCATCTACAACTCTGGAGAAAAAGATTCTGGGAAGTACCGCTGTGGTGCCAAGAATTCCATGGGTTACATAGAGAAGCTAATCATTTTGGAGGTCGGTCAGAGGCCTTACATCCTGACAAAGCCTAGAGGCATCATACGCAGTGTATCTGGAAAACCTCTTTTCCTTCATTGTTTATCTGATGGAAGTCCCAAACCAAAAATCCACTGGACAATTCCCGGTGGCCACACTCTTTCTCGGCCTCAAGTCCTCGGGCGCTACCAGTTACTAGAGAATGGTACTTTGGTTGTACAGGATACAACTCTCCACGACAGAGGGAACTACATTTGCAGGGCTTGGAGTGATGCTGGAGAGGCTGTGCTCACTGTCCCTGTTATTATCATTGCCTACCCTCCACGAATCACATCAGGGCCACCTCCCAGTCTAAGGGCAGTGACCGGAACACCTATCCAGCTCAACTGTGCCGCCATTGGGATTCCAAAGCCTGAGATCACCTGGGAGTTGCCCGATCGTTCAATTCTGTCCGCGGCAGAACAGGGACGGCCTATGGGTAGCGAACTGCTCCATCCTCAGGGCACACTTATCATTCAGAGGCCCAAAGCCTCAGACTCTGGCACATACAAGTGCCTGGCCAAGAATCACCTGGGTACAGACTCAAAAAtcacatatgtacatatactgtGA
- the p2ry12 gene encoding P2Y purinoceptor 12 gives MEGNTTYPLLPGNHSHTNITCSRDNVLKTVVFPVLYSCLFLLGLSLNGVAVCVFFRIPSKSHFIIYLKNIVVADVIMTFTFPFKVLSDSNMASTGLRIFVCRVSSVLFYLTMYISILFFGLISIDRCRKTLKPFRGTNAARLARRKVLSGAIWTFLLVLCLPNVILTRKTPTSSYFKCSDLKTAAGLYWHEVVNHVCQVIFWGNLVTVIVCYTLITKELYRSYSRTKARSSGGTIGQVPSGASTRKPHQAQRKINANVFLVLAVFFVCFVPFHFARVPYTMSQTRGVLFDCKLKLFFFQLKESTLFLSSLNSLLDPLIYFFLCKSFRTTLFKTLQLPPGSCSRLTGRGSDTDTGSTALRDSSVCA, from the exons atgGAAGGAAATACAACATATCCCCTGCTCCCTGGCAATCACAGCCACACCAACATCACTTGTTCCCGTGACAATGTTTTGAAGACGGTGGTTTTCCCTGTTCTCTACTCCTGCCTCTTCCTGTTGGGACTTTCACTCAACGGCGTggctgtgtgcgtgttttttCGCATCCCATCGAAGTCTCACTTCATAATATACCTGAAGAATATTGTGGTTGCAGATGTCATCATGACCTTCACTTTCCCTTTCAAG GTGTTGTCAGACTCCAACATGGCTTCCACTGGGCTGCGTATATTCGTGTGTCGAGTCTCCTCGGTGCTCTTCTACCTTACCATGTATATCAGCATCCTCTTCTTTGGCCTCATCAGCATAGATCGCTGCAGAAAGACCCTCAAGCCCTTCAGGGGGACTAATGCGGCCCGTTTGGCCCGTCGCAAAGTCCTTTCAGGAGCCATATGGACCTTTCTGCTGGTTCTCTGTCTACCCAATGTGATCCTGACACGTAAGACCCCAACGTCTTCCTACTTCAAGTGCAGTGACCTGAAGACAGCAGCTGGGCTGTACTGGCACGAGGTGGTGAATCACGTCTGTCAAGTTATTTTCTGGGGCAACCTGGTGACTGTGATCGTATGCTACACTCTAATCACCAAAGAGCTGTACAGATCCTACTCCCGCACTAAGGCCCGCAGCAGTGGAGGGACTATAGGTCAAGTACCAAGTGGGGCCTCAACTCGGAAACCCCACCAGGCCCAAAGAAAAATTAATGCTAACGTGTTCCTGGTTCTGGCTGTGTTCTTTGTGTGCTTTGTGCCCTTTCACTTTGCCCGTGTGCCGTACACCATGAGCCAGACCAGAGGGGTTCTCTTTGATTGTAAACTCAAACTCTTCTTTTTTCAGCTGAAGGAAAGTACGCTCTTCCTCTCATCCTTAAACTCTCTTCTGGACCCTCTCATCTACTTCTTCCTCTGTAAGTCCTTCAGAACCACTCTGTTCAAGACCCTGCAGCTGCCTCCTGGTTCCTGTAGCCGGCTAACAGGGAGAGGTTCAGACACGGATACAGGCAGCACCGCTCTGAGAGACTCTTCTGTCTGTGCATAA